TTAGGCACTAGGTGTAcagcagtgaaggaaacagtcaccATCATGGAGTTTAGATTTATATTGTGGAAGAAAACACTGCAGTATTTAGTTTGCCTTTTCACGATAAGTGATAGAGAAAGCTAAAACTAGGTAAGAGGCATAGGTAGGGCCACAAGATAGGAAAGACCTGAATGAGAAGCTGACATCTGAACAGATCTGAACGGAAATGAGAGAGAGCTTCCAGAGAACAGCAAATGAAAGACCCTGACATACAGGAGCATTCTtctatattgaaaaagaaaggggagcaATGTGCTTTATGTAGAAGGGTTTACTTATTATAggccattttatttcattctgaatgAAATGCAAGGTTGAATAGAGAGAGGTGTAGCATATTCtggtaccttttctttttcttttttttttttgaaataaggaTTCTCCTGGCTATAGAGTTGCAAATAGACAGACTGCAGAATGCAGTGAGAACACTTAGGATGACTGGAGTATTCCAGGCAAGAGGTGATGGTGACAGAGACCAGAATTTGCTGATAGATTTAGATGCAGAGTATAAGAAAGTGAGGAGTTGCAGATTGATCTGAAGGTTTTTGGCCTGAGGACTGTGAGAAATGAGTTATCGTATACTAAAATGTTGAAAGCTGCAGGAAGACTAGGCTTAGAGATGAGGATGTCACGATTGtgttgtgttgttaattttgagaCAGGTCTGTTGACTATCCAGTTGGAAATGTCATATAAACAATTGTATCTGTAAGCCTGGACTTCAGAGAGGTTGGAGCTGGAGGTAGAAATTTGGAAGGATGCTGTGGTGAGCATAGCTATTTTAATCCATGATACTAGATGTCGTTTCCTATTAGAGAGTAGAATATAGATCTAGAATAGGTGCAGGGACTCCAGCTTGGGCCACTCACAGCACTTAACGGTTAGAAGATTAAAAGAAACCATTCAAGGACATTGAAAAGGTAGGAAATCCAAGAGAGTAGTGCCCTGGAAACCAAATGAGATGATTAAAGGAGTTACTTAACAGTGAAATGCTGGTGGTAGGTCTAGGAAGATGAGGACAGAGATTGGATTTAATCAAAGTGGAGGTCATTGGTCACTTGCCAAGAGTGATTTCCTAGAGTGATGAGGATGAAAGCCTAATTGGAGTACTctcaagagaaaatgagaaagtagaGGCACTGTTTCAAGAAGTTGTACTatagagaagaacagagaaatggAATGGAACTGGAAGGAGATCAGTTGAGAAACTATTTTAGTGACATTGTTGATTGaccaagtgctttttttttttatggttttagtgtAATTTCACAGCAACCTGTGAAATGGGCCTGGCAGTTAAATCAGACACATCCtccaattttatagatgataaaCTTAGGACGTTAGTAATTTAGATGGTTCACATCAGTGCTTGCTCCACCTATCTTTTCAACCAAGATCATCATTATTTCTACTAGGCAAGGTTGTAAGAAGTCTAATTCTGGCTAGGATATTGTGAGGTAGTTAAGtaaatcatgttatttttcttctctttccaataGCTTTTGATTAGTATATTCTTGCCCTTATCATTTAGAAATATAACAGAATAGTTAATGTGTATGAATACAATTTTATTACTTTGAGGAACATAGGAGTTCCTTCATCAGCATTTGTCAAGCACAGTAACATGCCAAAAAACCGGTGTGATTAAGTCCCTTGTTGAGAAGCTTTGTTCATGGATCTTTTAATCACAGTAAGGAACAATGGTTAAAGATCAAtcaaaaattaagataattcTGAATTTGATTTGCATGTCTCTGTTTAAAGTCTTTGAGATATATGTCTTAAGAAGAAAACACttagttttctttacttttctgttcttgcatgaaaatgttttgggaggaaagagaaattgagtATGAGACAAATATGTCCcccaaagcagtggttctcaagcttggGCATGCCTCAGGATCACCTGCAGGGCATGTTAAAACAAATTGCTAGTCTTAACCAAGAGTTTctggtggagggggtgggaggcctctgagaatttgcatttgtaatGAGCTTTCAGGTGATGCTGATAGTCTAGGCAAAatactttgacatttttttagcCTAAGTTAAGGCAAGTTGCTGAAGAAACCAAGACTGACAGGAATTTTACCATATTGGCAGAAGTTACCCATGTTTGAGGGTTAGAAACATTTGATCTAGCAAAAACCATTAGTAAAAAAAATCGTAGGTTTCCagtgttttataataaaatctctttctctttgtaatCTGTCAAATTTAGTGTAATGACAGGATCACTGCTGTGGCAGTGTTAAGTGCCTCAGGTAACGCATTAGTTCTGGATATGCTAATTATAAGTGCCACTTTTGCAATTTGTAACTACCAGCTTGTCTCAAGATCAATCttggaaattttatgttaattcttCATATAGTAAGAACTTTCATAAACTGTGCTTAAGTCAGACTTGAACCTTCTCTCATTTGAGTGGGACTGCTGGTTCATTGCTGATAATTCAAACAAGCCAGATTACATGGTAAACAATGTTTATTGAGTCCTTACTATGTGTTAGACATCCTGCCAAATGCTTTCTGTATTCACtatgttttatttaacatatataatttaataccTGTAACGTAACAGGTAttaaatagttttatatatttacttacataattatataaattgtATGATTTAATGCATTTATTCCTAAAAATGATGCTAGATGTTAGGTAGTGTATATAGGTTGGATAATCTTAAATCAGAGGATTTGCGTAGTCTCACATACCTAGTAAGTAAGCAACAAAACTGGGGATTGAATCCAGATAGTCTCACCACAGAACAAGTTATTCTTAATGATTATACTAAGTGTTCTCTGAGTAATTTCAGATTGCTCTTAAAGGACTTTATGAGACACTTTATCTAATGGAAGTTTGTTTTAATGTTAGGTGCATAAAGAGACAATAGATGCTGTACCAAATGCAATACCTGGGAGAACAGACATAGAATTGGAAATATATGGTATGGAAGGTATTCCAGAAAAAGACATGGATGAAAGAAGACGACTTCTTGAACAGAAAACGCAGGGTAAACCTTAAGATGTGTGCTTTTTCTTAACACAGCTTCACTAATGAGAGTATTACTACTACTTTGAGGTATAAATTTAATAGTGGATGTTATTCAAAATTCcaattttgagggttttttttaatacttatttgagagagcaagcatgtgcgtgagtgggggagtggcagagagaactCAATAACTGAGATGATggtctgagttgaaatcaagagatgcttaactgacttagccaccaacactatttttttcaagtttattttgagaacaatGGAGACAACACAAGTGGGGTcggggaagagagggaatcctTAGCAGgttgcatgctgtcagcacagagccccatgtgtggctcgaatccatgaaactgagatcatgttctgagccaaaatcaagattcagacgttCAGCCGACTAAGCACCCCAAGCATCCtgagttttattgtttcttatgtCTTAATGTTTGAAGTTGTATATTTgatttgtatatatgtaatatcacATGGATTATTCCAaacactttattataatatagttTTGTTCATAACTGCATTCTAAGTGGAATTAGCAAGTGTTGAGGTTTCTGAAAATGAAGGTAGCTTGTTTTGATTTGATTATATAACCACTAATAGTAAATTTTTTGGTAATGCTGTTACTTGACTTGGAATTTACAATCACTTATTATCCAGATGGTAGAAGTTatcaattatgaaaaaaaaatttttttaaagtaagctctacacccaacgtaaaGCTTGAACTCgtagccctgagatcaagagttaaatgctctattgactgagcaaGCCAAGTGCCCTGAAAGTTTTTGTTTTCGAAAGCATTGTAGAAAGGTCAGACCTCTTTGTCATAGTTTACCTTTTGAGATGGAATagaaagctgttttgtttttgtttttcaaaaaaaaaatgaggaaaattatttaaagtttacttcttttgagaaagagagcacaagccggggaggggtatgggaggagggacaagagagaatttcaagcaggctctgcaccatgagCATGGAGCtcattgtggggctcgatctcccgaactccaagattatgacctgagctgaagttgtatgcttaactaagccacccaggtgccccgtaggaaaattattttttacctgTCAGAATAGGGAAAGGATGTTAACCTTCTTGCTTAATAGAGATTGAAAACACATTTGAAgagtaaaaagaataatattgaCTGAATTTCTTTGCAAGAAAAATCTCATGAGCTAATTACAgtgaaataactttttttgatGTTGAATGTCTTAAGcttgcttagttttttttttttttttttttttttttacttcttgggaaaaattaattaaaacttttgtTAGCAGAGAGtcaaaaaaagaagcaacaagATGATTCTGATGAATATGATGATGATGACTCTGCAGCTTCAACTTCATTTCAGCCACAGCCTGTTCAACCTCAGCAAGGTTATATCCCCCCAATGGCACAGCCAGGACTGCCACCAGTCCCGGGAGCACCAGGAATGCCTCCAGGTATCACATAAGGGTTACGATTTAACATTCTTAGGACTTTGTTGATATGGTAtagaagtattaaaatttttctcttaacCCTTTAATATTTGTGACTTTTTTGTtggtgaaatttttatttataggcATACCTCCATTAATGCCGGGTGTTCCTCCTCTGATGCCAGGAATGCCACCAGTTATGCCAGGCATGCCACCTGGGTAAGAAAACTTTTAATTGACTTGTGGGCTTGTGCCTAGTAATAATCTTTTCAACTTGGGTGTTACATGAATTGTAAAATGttactttgccttttttctttttttttttttttcttaaaggtatGGGCTCCCTAAACTTAAACTTGTCTAAAAAGGGGTCTACCAATAAACTTAAGGAATATAAATTTGCCTCTGAAGAGAATAGATTTTTGGGTTTTAGGATGTGTGTAGGCAGCCATCTACTTCAATTGCCTCTGATGTAATTAAAGTAGTTGGTTGTAGATTTGTGTTTCTGAGATTCAGAACTATCCATGACACTTTGTAGTTGTGACAAGAAGCAAACTCTGTAAATGATTTATTTGTCAAATCATCAAGAACTAAAATGAATATGAGGTGCTCGTGCCTAtcacttttacttaaaaaattgttgGATGTGAGAGGTATACAATACACTTTCCCACTGTATTTTGAAAATCACAGTTAGATTTTGATTTTGTCATACATTTTCACAGATTGCATCATCAGAGAAAATACACCCAGTCATTTTGCGGTGAAAACATGTAAGCATCTCATTCATAATGTAATTCAGGAGGTATAAtcataatgtcattttttttgtgtgtttaatgGTATCTATTCAGTTGACTTCAGAAATTTTCTAACCTTCCTCACTAAAACTTCTAGAATGTGCAAGCTGGTTGACACAAGTCttaatggaggggaaaaaaaaagacatttgtgaGGAACTAGTAATAAATAGACCcatataaataaagcattttctaaaCGTGCAGCTGTTTTTCGCCAGACTGCTAAAGTAATGGAATTTAGTAAAAAGTGTtgatatttaagaaagaatagaTACTCTTTTGCCAAATTAACATGCGTTATTATAGAAGGTAATTCGGTTTTCTTGTAATGAAATCTATATATAGAAGTTAATTTTCTAATAAAGTCCTCAATTAAGAATTCACAAACTTGTAAATGTTTTAAGTGAATGGACACTGGTATTTGAAGGTGAGCTCTTttaggggaaggaaaataaatatgggTTATGTCTTTAGTCATGGTTTAGTGTTAGGTGGCTGTTAGAAATTAGGCAATTGTGTGAGGTTACTTTTGACTGTCATTAATTTTGGTGGTAGTTTTTTTGTAACCCTCCTCCCAAGAATCTTTACTCCACAGTGtatattcaatattttctttttgaaagatataATGACtctaagttaatttttcttttttatttatattctgtatgggtattttccaaatgagaccAAAGGTGATTATGATTTCCAATTACACATATTTTAGATGAGGCCTCTTGTCTGTATTGAgggtataattgttcatagtgaccttaaatgtatgaaaatgttttgtaagaGAGACTGGTTTTTCCCCCTTACTTTACTGATAAACCCAAGAGGTTTGATGGTTTTTAGAAGACTTACTTTGATAGAATTGTTCTAGTGTTGTGTGTTCTTTCAGCTTGATTTTCAATATTAGGGGTCAAATTCAAGTCTTTTATCTATTGTTTCAGGCTTTagccaaaatgttttctaatagtTTATACTGTTGATTAACTTGGTTtgtttcttgaaatttgctttctaATAGAATGATGCCAATGGGTGGAATGATGCCACCTGGACCAGGAATACCACCTCTGATGCCTGGTATGCCACCAGGTATGAAACATTAGACAATAACCTTTTTACTAGGACTGGCATGCTTTATTCTTAGGTATTGTGGACAGTAGGTTTGTGGACATTGGtgcaattttaatattaaaatttagttcttttttaaattggacAAGTGTTAGaatggatccttttttttttgagttttgaaatAGTAAACAGGTTTCAAAGCAATCAGAAATGAGTCACAGAACCTATGCACCAAAGCTCATATACCTAAAAGGGGTTTTATTTGTTAGGAATTTTTTAGATAAGTAACGGAGAGTCTTACAAAATAATAGGGAACCGTAACAAACTGTATTACACAATGTAGGCATTTATGGCCTCCCTCAATGAAAAGTGGTAGATTCAGTGGCTGGGGATCTCAAGAACccatgtgtttaaaattttctcctttgcACTTGAGCTTTTCTCCCTGGGACATGTTGCTCAGTTGTTACAAGATAACTCAGGCAAGAAAGGGTGTCAACAGCAGTGGGctcttgttttaagtttatttattttgagagagagtgcacgtgtgcacacataagccaggaagggacagggagagagggagagaaaagcccaagcaggctctgcactgtctgcacagagcttgatgtagggctcCATCACATGCCTGTGAGATGatatgagccgaaatcaagagtcgaatgctaaactgactgagccacccaggcaccccacctttttGTCATTAGGCAGCAAAATAACTCTCCCAGAAGCTCCTTAGCCTCTTACAGTTGACCAGAAACAGGGCTAATGGACCCTTTGGCTGAAACGGAGCCTGTGTTAAGAACTATCTTGACTCTATTCCTATAATGTGGGGAACCAAATTTCATTAGCCAAGTAGGTGTGCCACACAGGCCTTCATGAGGCTTTctcagttggttgccttttttttgTATGTAATCCTAGCAAGTTTGGTGTGCAGTCCATAGCAGATTAAGAAGCATTCAAGTGATAGTTGACGTAAAAGTAACAGGATAAATGAGGCAGCGGCAAAATGTGCATCATTGCCAGGACAGGCATTAATTTATAGGCAATAGCTCCACATGTGTTCTGAGAGAATTTTAGGCATTTAAAGGAATGTAGAATAATAACCAATGTTCAGTTGATAATGTGAAGTTAGTAAAAGTTTTTAAGTTATGTTTAGGAACTTTGAAGAACGTACTAGTAATGGATTTTTAGGAAAATTTACTTGAACTGCTTTAAaggaggagtgcctggctggctcagtcagtagagcatgtgacttttcaCCTCAGGGTTGtaattttgagccccatgttgggtttagagatgacttaaaaatcttttaaagtgtTTGCAAGAATaagtttcctgaaaaaaaatgtatgggtaTATGACCTATCAAAAGTTTTTACAATAATTTGAATTGAATTTGAGTTTAGAGAACATCCAGCTGTTGGATGATTGTAACAGTTCTCTTACGTGTTTCACAAGGTTTGCTAAATCAGGAAGATTAGTAACTTACTTTCTACTTTTCCTATACAAGGAGTCTCTAGTGTCTTTCACTTTCCAAAATTCTGAAGAGATACAAAGGAATAGAAAGGTTGAGGCAAGATTGTTCCAAGGAACAAATGCCTAAGATATTTGGACTTCATTGAATTGAGCAGTTCATCAGTAACTTTGTAGTGtagaattgttttttaacatgGTATATTTTAACAAGAAAGCCttggaaaaatactttttctgaattaaaagtTTCAACAGCTCCCTTTCTCCAATATTTCGTCTTTACAGGTATGCCCCCTCCTGTTCCCCGTCCAGGAATTCCTCCAATGACTCAAGCACAGGCTGTTTCAGCGCCAGGCATTCTTAATAGACCACCTGCACCGACAGCAACAGTTCCTGCTCCACAGCCTCCAGTTACTAAGCCTCTTTTCCCCAGTGCTGGACAGGTAAGGTGAAATTTCTGAAAAGGAGTGCACTTGTATTTAAAGGTAAAGTTGTAGTTGTTTATAGAAATCCTTTAAATCGTCATAGGTCAATTTTTTGTTGATAATCATTTTCATacaatttattaaatacaaagaagTGTCCTACTCTCTTCCATGTTTGCACACATTGATTTCTTCTAGTCAAAAAAGATTGGCTGGAGCCCAATAGTGtagtatgttttttgttttcatagctGTGAATTCTGGTCATTCTTAGCTTTAGTTAGAAATGAAAGTTTAATTTCTGGGGACTTAAATACATAATAGTGTTTAGAGGTCCTCCTTCACATCTTGAACTATGAATGgaatgaaatcaaaggcaaagGTGAAAATCCTAAGACCTTAGCAAATCATTCGTTGCACTCTTTAATGTAGAACAATGACGAAACACAATGCTGCACTTTTGCAGGAAGGCATCGTTTGACCTAGTTAGACTTCTCTTTCCTACTGACCTTGTCTATGTTCAGAACTCAGAAGCTAAAGATGCTTTTGTTATATATAGTAACTGTATAATGGTGGTTACTTTTGGGCTTTTCCCCCAAGTTGTATTCAAAATTAAGCAGATGTAATCCATTCAGAATTAAGGTCGGGATGtatgttcttgtttttttcttttcactttaacGTTATCCCATAgaggttttcttttctcagtttttttgtttgtagttGCTAAGTTAAAAGTACTACTTTTTAAGTCCCTTTTAAACACATTAACTACGTTTTTGAGGTGGGTGGGgattttgtttattgagagatGTCAAACTTTTAGCAAAAATCATTCAATTAGATTGAAGTGTCAGTAATGCATCTTTAGTCTCAGTTGAAGGTATCATTTTTGAAATATCACAGTGCAAAACACATCcagttttagaaaagaaactgGTTAATAACTAGGTTTATTggtgtagaatttaaaaaattttatgaggCTCATACTGTCACTTTGTTTATTGTAAATGCATTAACTGCCTgcctcttaaaataaatctgattTGATTGcattatattttgcatttataaaaatgcaatctATACTAAAAAAAGTCTACCACATGGCTTATTTTCACCCATTTGTTTGGAGacttttcattgtttcctttcttttatgcTACAGATGGGGACACCTGTAACAAGCTCAAGTACAGCTTCATCCAATTCAGAAAGTCTGTCTGCATCTTCTAAAGCTCTGTTTCCTAGCACAGCACAAGTACGCAGGAAGTTGCagtttaaaattgttaaaatggctTTATAAACTTAACCCTTTGGACCCTACTTTAAAACTAaatcttttctgaaaaatatactatgtttaattttttttttaagtaaagttaaTGGTATAAAAATCAAtggtatttgaaaatttgaactCGTACCAGTAGAAAAAAATGTACCCCAAACTCCTATGGTTCTAAAGGGTTAAAAGCATGTAAGCAGTAAATGCATTATAGTGGCCAATGGTTAGCCTGATGCATGATTAAGCTTTTTTGATTTATGCTGTTTAATCTAATGCATCACATACAATGTAAGGAAATTTAGTACTCTGCGTTTGGTTCTAAAAGTTGGCCTACTCTTCCTATTTCAGTTGTTTGGTATTTTGAAAAGTAACCTATTTACTACTGGTAACTTTATGTTTAAAAGTTCCTACTAAACCCTTTTGTCCATGATAATCATCTAGCCGTTGTTAAGTGGGAGGACATTGTATtatctatataaagaaaatttgtgaaggacattttttaatatgtcatCACTGATGCAGTTTATGTTATGCTTGGTAATTGAAATTTATCCAAGCATTTGTATTCTGTAATTTctgaacttttttgttttgaactGCTTGGTAGATTGATTAAACAACTAATTTAGAATAGTAACAATAGAGCATACTATTGTGATACAGTGTGTTTCATCAGCCTGAAATAAATACACAGCTTTGTAAAGCAAATAAACTTTGGTGAGAAGGTAGATAAACTCTTAGAAGTTACATATGCAGTCTTTATTTCTGCTGCTGAGTTTTGGATGTGACTTTGACCCAGCATCTTTAGATATTCTTACATATTATCTTGATTTTTGTGGAATTTTTATCATgttaactttgttttaatttcatttaaagttTGGTCCTTTATCGAATGTTGGTGTCTCACTTTTAGGTTAATTATAGTAGATATACTCACTTTTGGGTTTTGAAGTTTCGTTAATGAAAGATTGTGTTTTACAGGCTCAGGCAGCTGTCCAAGGACCTGTTGGTACAGATTTCAAGCCTTTAAATAGTACCCCTGCAACAACTACAGAACCCCCAAAGCCTACATTCCCTGCTTATACACAGTCTACAGCTTCAACCACTAGTACAACAAATAGCACTGCAGCTAAACCAGCAGCTTCAATAACAAGTAAGCCTGCTACACTTACAACAACCAGTGCAACCAGTAAGTTGATCCATCCAGATGAGGATATATCACTGGTAAGTTTTTCACATACAGGTTTTTACTAGCATAATTTGAATACTGTTGTAGCATCTCATCCTCCTCTTGAGAAGTGTTAATTTGTACACTGATGGTCTTATAATCTGATTTAATGCTTACGCTGTGGTTTTTATCATTCTGATTTCTAAGAACCACAGAATAAatattgcatgtgtgtgtgtgttttgattttagacaCACTCCTCCTACTCCCAGACTGTTTCTTAAAGAAGACACTAATTTGGGTTCTTGCTGTCAAAAATCATATTAGTTAAcataaatttgtaaattaaacaagTGTGAGAGGTAGAATCTACAGATCCTTTGAAACTTTACCTACCTTTCTCACTAGACCCTTTCTTGCTGAGGCAGGTGTATATTTCCTGGAAAGTTATTAGCCAttcttcaaatatgaaaataGGTGAGGTTTTCTTGAGGCATTGAGATTTTAAGTAGTCAGTCTGGTTTGTGGAGCGAAAGTAATGGTTGACAAGGGTACATTTGTTAAAGGTTACTGTGTAAGATTTTAGATGTTTGCCTTTTATGCTTAATGATTCTCTCTGCATTCAAGTGTTTAacattgtgttcatttttattcatagGAAGAGAGAAGGGCACAGTTACCTAAATACCAACGTAATCTTCCTCGACCAGGACAGGCTCCCATTGGTAATCCACCAGTTGGACCTATTGGAGGTATGATGCCACCACAGCCAGGCATCCCACAGCAACAAGGAATGAGACCCCCAATGCCACCTcatggtatttctttttatgtttatttagtggATTTTCTGAGTATACACATAAatttatcttcaaaatacattGCATTTAAAAGTACAGTGCACAGACCAACTCAAtctattttttgtgttttaaatgtgttttttaggTCAGTATGGTGGTCATCATCAAGGCATGCCAGGTTACCTTCCTGGTGCTATGCCACCGTATGGGCAGGGACCGCCAATGGTACCCCCTTACCAAGGTGGGCCTCCTCGACCTCCGATGGGAATGAGACCTCCTGTAATGTCGCAAGGTGGCCGTTACTGATCTTACTTCATCCAATCTAATAGGTTTGGAGATTAAACCTTTTCTCAACTTGTGCTGTTTATATAGCCAAGCTTCCGTCAATAAGGCTTCATTGTGACTTTAACAAACATTATCTTCCCACATACCAGGAACTATTGGACATTTATTTTACAtgggaaaaattatttggaataatAAAGCAGGAACTTTTCCTGAAGTTGCAATTTATACTGTATGGcttctttttcatgtttcatcTAGGTTTTTAGAAGTGAAGTATAGTAAATTTGGTTCGTTATATTGTGAAGGCGCTGGAATTACATGAACATACCACCTTAATAAAGGCAAGTTCTGTAAGCTTACATTGCTATTTGTAAAGTTATGCCTTCACAGCATTTCAGATGCTGTTGGACTTCATGTCCCCAACCTAGCTTGGTGAGGGCTGTAACTGTTTCCGAGACCTGTACATTGGAAGTCTGAATGTATAacaatatt
The sequence above is drawn from the Lynx canadensis isolate LIC74 chromosome E1, mLynCan4.pri.v2, whole genome shotgun sequence genome and encodes:
- the ZNF207 gene encoding BUB3-interacting and GLEBS motif-containing protein ZNF207 isoform X9, translating into MGRKKKKQLKPWCWYCNRDFDDEKILIQHQKAKHFKCHICHKKLYTGPGLAIHCMQVHKETIDAVPNAIPGRTDIELEIYGMEGIPEKDMDERRRLLEQKTQESQKKKQQDDSDEYDDDDSAASTSFQPQPVQPQQGYIPPMAQPGLPPVPGAPGMPPGIPPLMPGVPPLMPGMPPVMPGMPPGMMPMGGMMPPGPGIPPLMPGMPPGMPPPVPRPGIPPMTQAQAVSAPGILNRPPAPTATVPAPQPPVTKPLFPSAGQAQAAVQGPVGTDFKPLNSTPATTTEPPKPTFPAYTQSTASTTSTTNSTAAKPAASITSKPATLTTTSATSKLIHPDEDISLEERRAQLPKYQRNLPRPGQAPIGNPPVGPIGGMMPPQPGIPQQQGMRPPMPPHGQYGGHHQGMPGYLPGAMPPYGQGPPMVPPYQGGPPRPPMGMRPPVMSQGGRY
- the ZNF207 gene encoding BUB3-interacting and GLEBS motif-containing protein ZNF207 isoform X8, with product MGRKKKKQLKPWCWYCNRDFDDEKILIQHQKAKHFKCHICHKKLYTGPGLAIHCMQVHKETIDAVPNAIPGRTDIELEIYGMEGIPEKDMDERRRLLEQKTQESQKKKQQDDSDEYDDDDSAASTSFQPQPVQPQQGYIPPMAQPGLPPVPGAPGMPPGIPPLMPGVPPLMPGMPPVMPGMPPGLHHQRKYTQSFCGENIMMPMGGMMPPGPGIPPLMPGMPPGMPPPVPRPGIPPMTQAQAVSAPGILNRPPAPTATVPAPQPPVTKPLFPSAGQAQAAVQGPVGTDFKPLNSTPATTTEPPKPTFPAYTQSTASTTSTTNSTAAKPAASITSKPATLTTTSATSKLIHPDEDISLEERRAQLPKYQRNLPRPGQAPIGNPPVGPIGGMMPPQPGIPQQQGMRPPMPPHGQYGGHHQGMPGYLPGAMPPYGQGPPMVPPYQGGPPRPPMGMRPPVMSQGGRY
- the ZNF207 gene encoding BUB3-interacting and GLEBS motif-containing protein ZNF207 isoform X6; translation: MGRKKKKQLKPWCWYCNRDFDDEKILIQHQKAKHFKCHICHKKLYTGPGLAIHCMQVHKETIDAVPNAIPGRTDIELEIYGMEGIPEKDMDERRRLLEQKTQESQKKKQQDDSDEYDDDDSAASTSFQPQPVQPQQGYIPPMAQPGLPPVPGAPGMPPGIPPLMPGVPPLMPGMPPVMPGMPPGMMPMGGMMPPGPGIPPLMPGMPPGMPPPVPRPGIPPMTQAQAVSAPGILNRPPAPTATVPAPQPPVTKPLFPSAGQMGTPVTSSSTASSNSESLSASSKALFPSTAQAQAAVQGPVGTDFKPLNSTPATTTEPPKPTFPAYTQSTASTTSTTNSTAAKPAASITSKPATLTTTSATSKLIHPDEDISLEERRAQLPKYQRNLPRPGQAPIGNPPVGPIGGMMPPQPGIPQQQGMRPPMPPHGQYGGHHQGMPGYLPGAMPPYGQGPPMVPPYQGGPPRPPMGMRPPVMSQGGRY
- the ZNF207 gene encoding BUB3-interacting and GLEBS motif-containing protein ZNF207 isoform X7, translated to MGRKKKKQLKPWCWYCNRDFDDEKILIQHQKAKHFKCHICHKKLYTGPGLAIHCMQVHKETIDAVPNAIPGRTDIELEIYGMEGIPEKDMDERRRLLEQKTQAESQKKKQQDDSDEYDDDDSAASTSFQPQPVQPQQGYIPPMAQPGLPPVPGAPGMPPGIPPLMPGVPPLMPGMPPVMPGMPPGLHHQRKYTQSFCGENIMMPMGGMMPPGPGIPPLMPGMPPGMPPPVPRPGIPPMTQAQAVSAPGILNRPPAPTATVPAPQPPVTKPLFPSAGQAQAAVQGPVGTDFKPLNSTPATTTEPPKPTFPAYTQSTASTTSTTNSTAAKPAASITSKPATLTTTSATSKLIHPDEDISLEERRAQLPKYQRNLPRPGQAPIGNPPVGPIGGMMPPQPGIPQQQGMRPPMPPHGQYGGHHQGMPGYLPGAMPPYGQGPPMVPPYQGGPPRPPMGMRPPVMSQGGRY